Below is a window of Neodiprion virginianus isolate iyNeoVirg1 chromosome 4, iyNeoVirg1.1, whole genome shotgun sequence DNA.
AGTCTGCAACGGCAGCGTACGTGTCAACCAACCCCCTCCGtactttttcttattcttttttctcaaaggCCTGGGGGCCCCCCCCCCCAGTAGCGGTGGCGGTGGTGTGTTCCTCCGCACAATGCCCCCTTGCTTGTCCCTCTCCTGCCTTTtgccccccccctcccctcccccccatCCCCGCCCCTTCTCGTCCACCCCGCCGCCTTTCTTTCCAGCATCATCGCGCTCTTCGACTGCGGTATACGGACGCCGATCACGCATATCGGCCCTCCCGAGTGCTGCTAGGCCTCCAGGTCCTCGGTTGCAGCAGCCAGGACGGAACGAGAGCCGCGTGTTGCCCCCGCCCTGGTGCAGCTAATAAACCCTCATCCTTTGTCCCCTGCCTGTACAGCCTCTCGTCGCCTTTTGTCTTTGCGTATTTCGTTGTTGGTAGGCTGCATGCATAACATACATGCGTACATGTGACGATACGCGGAAACGTCGCGTCGTCGCCCTGACCCGCAAGATTGAACTCACCCTTTAACACTTTGGAGGGCTTCGTGGAGcgcgtatatattatataccatCGATGTTATATCGTTTGTTCGATaagtttttggcaaaactttTGCGGCATTGCCGGACGATAATTTTCACATATATCACACGTGCGTTAATTTATTCACACGGATGACGATCGCTTAATTGGCGCAGCTGCCGCTAAAAGGATCCTCAATTAGTTTCACGGAACAATGGGGATTTAATGTGATATTgagagaaaacatttttttcatccttttcgTCAGATGTTGCGATCAAGGGTTACGGTTCAGCTTCGATACACTGGATCTCCTGATTCAAGTGAAAATTCTTGCTCCTTCCCTTATCCGAAGCAACTCGTGTAAATACCTTGCGATTCACTTGGGCCTATGACGTCACATTAACGGACGCGCTTGTCCCGGGGATTCGCATTGTGTATCAAATCCGATGACCATTAAAAGCACTGACAAGTTTTTGTTGTTTAACATATTTTTCGTTGAATCACGCGAGGTGTAAGTTCTATattaactattattattactaacTGATGAACTATACTTATTGTTGGCCTGTCAGTCTTCCGGtccgtaaattttcaaagttcgaAATAATCGATACGACGCGCCGGCACCAAAGGCAACACCATTTTCTGGCTCAGAAAAAGCTTCAGACGGAGGGCGCACTTTAAACGATTGACAAAGTGACACGTGTTGTCTACTTTTCCTATGGCAAAACTCTGGCGAATagatgaatattattataaattagaCCTTTCATCTGTTTTGTGAGTAGAAAATATCATCTGCAGTACGATAATGCATAAAGAAACAAGATTGTGGACAATAATTTGTACTTCGACAAACAGAGATGATTGAAATAACTTTGATGCATAGATTCTTTAATAATTAggtaattatttaatataataatataaataactaCAACTATATACAGAGATATTatggaatataaattattattttagaGTAATGATGTGCCGAATTCGAATGAtaaatgagtatttttttaacatgaATATGATCAATTACGCTATGTTCAGCACTCCACGAATTCAATTGAATATTATCTCTCCCGTCCCGCGAACTCCGGtccaataaataaatataaataatgcgAATGGCACAGTCGCAGGGTATCCAGTTcaactatacgtatacatgtacttTTACATATCATATACATACAGATGAGTAAgttcaaatataaattatcTTAATATCACGGCCGGGGTAACTAACTATAGAGAATAAAATTACCGTTTTTCATTCTAAATATTTACTGTATATAAGTGTATAATAGACGtataacaaattaatattaacgTGTACAAAGTGATGTCTATTGTACTGCGAATGACGAATAaagtaataatagtaataataatcgtaacaATAACAGGTAATTAAAAGTGTGttcttatttatttcgtttttttttttacacgggCTAGAGTATACTTGCGTATCATGATTAACACCGGGATTGACAGAGCGATGCTCCCCTATTACCCTTCGAAATAATATATTCTCGTATTTATGAGTACGTAGCGTTAAAATACCTTTGGAATGTTTCATTGATCGCTAATACGTGGGTAATAGTAATTACCTATGAATAATATATGATTACGATgaatcgaaaatttaaaatacgcAGGCATACACATGCGAATGAGCTTTGTTAGTCACGTAATACCGTTCTCGTTATATAGCTGCCGGTTATAAGTTTCCATGATTTCGAAACGATGTTGATCTTTggtaatttaataataattttcacgtttttgtattttgttaCCGAAGTACAATTGTATCATATGCAAAATAAtcacttttttgtttctatcTCCCATAATTCTTCAATCTCTTGTTTCTAGTCCAAAACTTGAGattccaaataaataaatagtacTAGCATATTGACTAGCCTTTGCAAAGTTATGaggaatgaagaaaatgagGAGCTCTTAGAAGTTTTTCTGTCACCCGAGATGTGAAAAACCTCAATTCTTGAAGTACAAACGACAGATTCACAGCTTTCGAGTTGGGAAATAGTTGTAATATCTATTTTCTTAAAGCATCCTAATTTATCCAAAGCAGTGATGTAAGCGATTCCTTACGCGTAAGAAATAGAGACAGAttaatacttatttttttctaattttctttcgaataTATAATTCACAGATACGGAGTTTTGCCATTTCGTATGAAATGCTTATCTGTACCTATTCCTTGCAAATATAAGAATCGAGCTACATGACTGcatgtgaattattttttgacacCCTATTCACTTGAagttaaatcattttttccgtGGATCAAGACTTCCCCTTGTCTTTGACTTTTACCCTTGGTGACGAGGAATACAATTTTCTAATTACCGACACCAAGTCGTTTTgaggaaacaaattttctagTATACCCTCCAGGAGTACATAAAGTAGTCTTCGATTAAGCACAGGTTcttgaaaaagttgaaagacTCTGAGCAATCCACGGCGAGTCGTTTCACTACCAATGATATGTTTGAGTTCATCTGAAAAACACGATAAAAGCGCTACCTTCGCTGCTACTCGCGTTCTGCTTTTCATTTCTGCATCTCGCGGTGGTTTAGCCTCTGCTTTGACACCGTTTGGCCAGAAACTATGCctaaaacgtgaaaaaaaaaaatatataaatatgtcaCGGcccgaaaaatatttcgaaattctaTCGATTTGATTCCAATAATATTTACTTGAATAGTTTCAAATACGTTGCAACGTTTTTCGGACTTGTTAAAAGTGACACATATTCCACTATCCTCCTGTTCACAATGTCGCCAAACATCATTCTGATTATTTGCCTCAGTAACGTAACGATTCTCCTCCTTAGCCATTGGTTCTTCACTTTCAAATCGAACACTTCATCCATTAGGAGCAAAATTATTCTCAATGGAATGTTATCGTCCGTCTGAAATATACATAACTTtagcctttttttttacaccattCATTCATTGCATATTCGGTCTTAAATCTATACTGAGAATTCTATTTTGCATTTAGCAGATTTTCTACCAAACTTACCTCGACATCAAGACTCGCTCCAACTTTGACACTCTCATAAAGCATACTGTTCTTTTTTGGATTTCCAAAGAATTTACTTATGTTGTCCATAACACCGTCCACTGTGCTCAGCATATTGTCAGGCATCGTCTTCACTGCTTGCGTCATATTCTTCATTGAAGTCTTCAAAGGATTCACCAAAGTGTCGAGCTGCAAAAGATTTAAGTCTTCTTTTCAAGAAAAACAACATGATTATAACATCGAGATATTCTATGAACACAGATAGCTATTATTTTGTGTTCAAAACTTCGTTGAGATGGGTTGTAAAATTGCAGTAACTTAGTGATACTTCGCAAAGGCTATTTAAAGAAAAGACTCGTATCCAACTAACTGTTCTAGCAACATGACCTCCTGTGACTCCTTTGTCATAATCTCCTTGCTCCAAGAACGTTAGTAGTAAGGACTGGAGGCCCAAGTGGCCATCAACAGTGAGTGGTCTAGTGAGCTGTTGTAGCCAGATGTTGAGCATGGTCATTCTTCTCTCGAGAACGGCACGGTCCATATTGTGGAAGGCTTTCTTAGCTGGGAATGGCAACTTGGCTAAATCGTAATACTTGTCCTTGATTTTCTGATGAAGATCGTGAAAGTCAGAGTATCTCCTGTAGATGTGCCACTTTTCCTGATACCCAGTATCATACCTTTTAGTCACGGCCACCGCGTAAATCCCATAAGTTTTACCTTTATCATTAACGATACCAGTCTCAATTATCTCTGCTAAAATGTCAAACCTCCCCTGCACCAGCTTCTTTATTGCATTTTGGTCAGTCATCATTGTGTCGCCAATCTTTAAATATCGTTCGCTTTCCGGCTCCAAGTAAAACGTCACGTCAGACTCTGGACCGGAGCTCAAATCCCGTGTCACTCTCTTGGGCTCTGCGAATGTCCCCTCCCGATTGACATCTGCACTTGCATCGCTGTCGATGTTCACCTCAGAGTCTAGATCAGTTTCATCAGATATCCCACCGCTACACTCCGTACCCAGGCTTATCAGATGTGTCGAAGAGTTTGGATTTGACTTCACTCTGTTGCCTGAGTCATCGTTTCCCCGGCGGATGTCGATTAACTCCCCTTGTTGTACATCGAGGTCGTTACCGAAGCTTGATACGCTTATGCTATCCAAAGATCTTGAATCTTCTTCAGAAGTTGGATCCTTGAGTAATTCTAGCTCTGCGAGTAGCCGGACGTACGAAATGGAACGTTTAAAAGCAGGAAGGAACCTATCCTCATTCTGCAGTTTCTCATAGCAACAGGTCTGCAAATCGTCGAACCAAGTTTCACGTACAGGTTCGGACTTTATCCGGGTGGCAAGTATTTTGACAAGAGCATCGTCGAGCTGGAGTCGTATGCAGGCCTTATCGCTAAGATACTGTTGGTAAATTTTTACCGCTGCTTCTTTAAGATTCTCCAAATCagtatttttcgtttttgaatTATCCGCACCGTTGCCGTGAAGCTTCTGAAGCTCTATATCAGATATTTGCTGCTCCGCTGACACTTTCCACCCATATATATTCAGGTAAAAGAATAAGTACGCCTCTGCCCCAATGCTCGTCATGTAGTCAATGTAATAGCTGAGCGCTATGTTGTTCTTCAACAGTTCGTCCAGTGGCAGGTTTACTAACTTGTGCCCAGGAACTAGTAGCCTGTTCCACTCTTGGTGGGCACTCATACCATCTGTCAGATCGCTTTCGAGACCCTCCTGCATCCTTATCATCCTAGTTTCAAGAATCTTTTTCACATATAGCATGCTGTTTAGTCGTTGCTTGACTGTCAAGTCGTTGTCACCGCCCGAATCTTTAGATCTCAAATGTGCGATTTCTTTTAATACAACAACTTTGGTGGCAGCCAGTTCCTCCAGGTTATCCGTTATTCGAATTACGGTTAAAAAGGTTTCGCTAGGTAGTGTCATATCTTTTGTACactggaattgaaaaaaagatggTGTTGGTGCACTTATCTACATCTCttattgataattatattttcgtCTATTACTTACCAACCATATACATGCTTGATTGATGTAATCTGGGTCGGAGAGTAATTTTAGCATAGGCTTAATGACAACGTTGACAAGAAGCTCCCGGAGGATAATCCTGACAGTGAGGCAGTTGAAATCTTCCTTCGGCAGCAACAAGTATAGGAGAATCTCTGATATTTCCGCAAGGAATGTGAGCTCCTGACTCTCATTTGTGCAAACGAGATCTCTACATATCAGATTATTCTCCATCTGCACTTCGAGATCAAAGAATACTTTCTCTAAAGAatcttccttttcttctacTGGTTCCGTTCCAGGTTCAGTGAGTGATCCCAAGTTTGggacataaaattttgattgtGAATACCACGAGATATCAGTCTCGCTCTTGTTTCTACGATGCGTCGGAGTTACAGTCTTTTTCGGAGTACTTCCTGAGGTGCTTGAACTTCCACCACCTTTGTATAATTTCCCACTTTTCATCTTAGCTCTGGCCTGTCGGTAGAGACGTACATGTGACGCTGCATCGTCAACCAAACGCGTTGTCAGATACGGTATCCAGTCGACATCTTTCACTCTGGAATCAATGCATGGAAAGAGGCTATTGGAATGTTACCAGAGCTCATGTCGAATCAGAGTGCGGTCAATTTTAAGAATCAATAATACATTTGGTAGAACATTTTCAGCAATATAGTTACCTATTTGCTAAGTTGATGGCAATCTTCTGAGCCGTATCCCTTACGGATTTAGGGAATTCTTCATCATCCGTTAACCGTCCATACCATGGCTCTACGTGATCTCTTAAAATGAAGTCCAGTATTTCCTGGAAATAGTATGTGTTGTTTAGCATCTGTCCAGTTCTCAATATGGTTGTGGTAGGTATCTACGTTGTACTCTCTGTATAGGGTGTACGATACACTCATAGAAACAACTACTCAATCCCGACTCGGTGCATTTGTTACCTCAACGTCTTGTAATTCACCTGTAAAGATTCATCGATGACATGACTCCCTGTAACTCTTCTGTCAGAGGTAAACTTCACTTTATTTTTGTAAGCGTCGTCGAGTtgctaaaaaaataatgagagattaaaaatattccgtttagtttaacaaattttatctCATTTACACTGCAGGATactgaattgaaaaatgaaatacctgTCGCAGCTTGTCTGTCTTTTTGTATAAGTTTTCTCTTCTGGCTTTGATTTCATCAGGAAGAATTGGAGCATAACGAGCATAAATGGATGTTAGTATcctgtataaaaataaaatttagatAATAAGTATTATGTGTGCACAAAGCGAGGCTGGGCAAGACATGTAATTCTGGCAAGATGGATAACTACCAAAATGTTTAGACAAATTCTACAAGTAAGTTTAATGGACAGGCAATAAAACTAGCCACCTGATAAATCCAGGGACTGAAGTTTTATGACTGCAATAAATCATTAAACATATTCAAGTATCAGAGGCATAACATGTTTATGATTGATAATAAGTTTTATAAATACTTGCTGTGTGATAAAGCTGactgatataaaaatattctaccTGTAATTTTCCTAAATTTACATATTAAAAGAAATAGCACATTAGCAAGAAGGTACAAAGCATCAACTCTGACACAGTTTTGTCCAAATTTGGTAAATTATTACGTCAGTTGACTGCCTTACGCATGGCATTTGAAGGTTGGGTGTAAATTGCTACATATAAGGAAAGTTTCATGACTGAAAGTCCCTGCCTTATTCAGATTTGTAACAACCTTGAActtgtttcaataaattcaagAGTGTCAACAAGATAGTGCTTTGCAAGATTTACTCAtgtgtatgaaaatatatggATGAACAGATATTGCAATCACCCAGTTAACAGGACAAGTAGAACGATGATGATTTTGCAAATTGTCCCCAATCCAAAGAGCGTGACGAAGAGGATGACAACCGCCGCAACAACTCCGTAAAGCGGAACGTTCATCTGAAAGCAATATCGACACTTTACTTgcgaacattttttcttcttgtttcaaCGGTAATAGCAGATTGGCTAAACAAACATGTAGATATAAAAAaccgaagaataaaaaacagaCAACTGTTGGGCAATGTCGTTTTTTCCTCATTAACCAAGTATCTGTTATCAAGCAAACCGGAGGATTCCGTAGATATATCTGGAATCGGGGGATGAGGTGACACATGGAATATTTAATTGACTTTGAATAAATCTTTGATCGTAGGTGCACGCTATGTATGAGTTCGGTCTTGATTTTGACATCCGTAAGTATACGTGACTACTCATGAGTGGGACGTGCCTTACCTATCAACAACATCGCGCGTGCTCGGCATGATCATTATTTACACAGTTATGTGAATATACGCAGATGTCGGATGAAGGAATTTTAGATAGATAATAATTCAAGGCCTGTGTGTTAAATTGTTCTACTAGGGGAGGTGTTTTGAAGGTGGCGTGAGAAAGGGAGCGGGTTGATTTTCGTCTGGTGTTACGAACCTTTGATATACGACGATATAATCCACACGAACCGCGGTGGCCGTAGCCACGTACATATTGAGCTCCGCAACGCAACTACGGGGCTTATCGACGGAAAGCGGTCAGCTGACTAAccttttatttacatttttacttGTGAGAAATAATCTGCAACAACAGCGAGACATTTTTTCTGTTAGTTCAGTCCACCACCACTCGTAGCGCTACCTACCAAATCGCTATTTGCGCGCGCGCAATCGAACCGATTTAAACTGAGATTTTTGGTCAAGACTTCCGCAGACATAATTTTAGCGACAGATATTTCAAGATTCAAACGTAGATTTCAGAGAAAAATACGAATGTAATTTCGAGAAAATCTAGAGGGCTAcaaagtttaataattttggGGTAAATCGCACACTAcgtgtattaaaaaatcacttttaGAGTATAATGAAGAATTGGTCGAAGAACTAGCATTTACGTTTTTATACGGACtagtaataaaaatgtttgagatATTTAaccgattatttattttgcaaaattacgtgcATTCACCTGGTTTTTGCAAATGCCGGCTGCTGGCCGATTGTGAGCATTCGAAGGATTCGAGGTCTTCCCCATGTTGCCCTTATTATACCTGGATGCACCACGGCGAGATGTCGCCACGTGTTTCGCCCCAAGGATCAGGAGGTacccttcaattttcaaaccatGCGCGGGGTGACCGAAATAGAGACGGGGCTGAGTGCAGTCTTCGTAAATCTCTGATCCTTTCAAGTCCGTCATCCAGTTGAAAGTGGAATTGCCATTGCACTTATCGAGGGAAAATAAAACGCGATAAATGACATAACGTTTGAATGTCAAGTTATTTGAATTCTCCTTTATGAGACGATGTTGTTCAACTGAATTTTTCGCGTGTTCtattcaaatttgtttattaGTAACAATCAAACACGGCTAACGATAAGTCGAAACTCTCAGTGACTTTCGAAACCGTTGATAGAGTAAGCGAGTACACAATGGCCAAACTTTTAGCGACTTTGAAAGCAATAATAACGAGGCTCGTT
It encodes the following:
- the LOC124303940 gene encoding sorting nexin-13-like isoform X1 yields the protein MCHLIPRFQIYLRNPPMNVPLYGVVAAVVILFVTLFGLGTICKIIIVLLVLLTGILTSIYARYAPILPDEIKARRENLYKKTDKLRQQLDDAYKNKVKFTSDRRVTGSHVIDESLQEILDFILRDHVEPWYGRLTDDEEFPKSVRDTAQKIAINLANRVKDVDWIPYLTTRLVDDAASHVRLYRQARAKMKSGKLYKGGGSSSTSGSTPKKTVTPTHRRNKSETDISWYSQSKFYVPNLGSLTEPGTEPVEEKEDSLEKVFFDLEVQMENNLICRDLVCTNESQELTFLAEISEILLYLLLPKEDFNCLTVRIILRELLVNVVIKPMLKLLSDPDYINQACIWLCTKDMTLPSETFLTVIRITDNLEELAATKVVVLKEIAHLRSKDSGGDNDLTVKQRLNSMLYVKKILETRMIRMQEGLESDLTDGMSAHQEWNRLLVPGHKLVNLPLDELLKNNIALSYYIDYMTSIGAEAYLFFYLNIYGWKVSAEQQISDIELQKLHGNGADNSKTKNTDLENLKEAAVKIYQQYLSDKACIRLQLDDALVKILATRIKSEPVRETWFDDLQTCCYEKLQNEDRFLPAFKRSISYVRLLAELELLKDPTSEEDSRSLDSISVSSFGNDLDVQQGELIDIRRGNDDSGNRVKSNPNSSTHLISLGTECSGGISDETDLDSEVNIDSDASADVNREGTFAEPKRVTRDLSSGPESDVTFYLEPESERYLKIGDTMMTDQNAIKKLVQGRFDILAEIIETGIVNDKGKTYGIYAVAVTKRYDTGYQEKWHIYRRYSDFHDLHQKIKDKYYDLAKLPFPAKKAFHNMDRAVLERRMTMLNIWLQQLTRPLTVDGHLGLQSLLLTFLEQGDYDKGVTGGHVARTLDTLVNPLKTSMKNMTQAVKTMPDNMLSTVDGVMDNISKFFGNPKKNSMLYESVKVGASLDVETDDNIPLRIILLLMDEVFDLKVKNQWLRRRIVTLLRQIIRMMFGDIVNRRIVEYVSLLTSPKNVATYLKLFKHSFWPNGVKAEAKPPRDAEMKSRTRVAAKVALLSCFSDELKHIIGSETTRRGLLRVFQLFQEPVLNRRLLYVLLEGILENLFPQNDLVSVIRKLYSSSPRVKVKDKGKS
- the LOC124303940 gene encoding sorting nexin-13-like isoform X2; this encodes MNVPLYGVVAAVVILFVTLFGLGTICKIIIVLLVLLTGILTSIYARYAPILPDEIKARRENLYKKTDKLRQQLDDAYKNKVKFTSDRRVTGSHVIDESLQEILDFILRDHVEPWYGRLTDDEEFPKSVRDTAQKIAINLANRVKDVDWIPYLTTRLVDDAASHVRLYRQARAKMKSGKLYKGGGSSSTSGSTPKKTVTPTHRRNKSETDISWYSQSKFYVPNLGSLTEPGTEPVEEKEDSLEKVFFDLEVQMENNLICRDLVCTNESQELTFLAEISEILLYLLLPKEDFNCLTVRIILRELLVNVVIKPMLKLLSDPDYINQACIWLCTKDMTLPSETFLTVIRITDNLEELAATKVVVLKEIAHLRSKDSGGDNDLTVKQRLNSMLYVKKILETRMIRMQEGLESDLTDGMSAHQEWNRLLVPGHKLVNLPLDELLKNNIALSYYIDYMTSIGAEAYLFFYLNIYGWKVSAEQQISDIELQKLHGNGADNSKTKNTDLENLKEAAVKIYQQYLSDKACIRLQLDDALVKILATRIKSEPVRETWFDDLQTCCYEKLQNEDRFLPAFKRSISYVRLLAELELLKDPTSEEDSRSLDSISVSSFGNDLDVQQGELIDIRRGNDDSGNRVKSNPNSSTHLISLGTECSGGISDETDLDSEVNIDSDASADVNREGTFAEPKRVTRDLSSGPESDVTFYLEPESERYLKIGDTMMTDQNAIKKLVQGRFDILAEIIETGIVNDKGKTYGIYAVAVTKRYDTGYQEKWHIYRRYSDFHDLHQKIKDKYYDLAKLPFPAKKAFHNMDRAVLERRMTMLNIWLQQLTRPLTVDGHLGLQSLLLTFLEQGDYDKGVTGGHVARTLDTLVNPLKTSMKNMTQAVKTMPDNMLSTVDGVMDNISKFFGNPKKNSMLYESVKVGASLDVETDDNIPLRIILLLMDEVFDLKVKNQWLRRRIVTLLRQIIRMMFGDIVNRRIVEYVSLLTSPKNVATYLKLFKHSFWPNGVKAEAKPPRDAEMKSRTRVAAKVALLSCFSDELKHIIGSETTRRGLLRVFQLFQEPVLNRRLLYVLLEGILENLFPQNDLVSVIRKLYSSSPRVKVKDKGKS
- the LOC124303940 gene encoding sorting nexin-13-like isoform X3, whose protein sequence is MKSGKLYKGGGSSSTSGSTPKKTVTPTHRRNKSETDISWYSQSKFYVPNLGSLTEPGTEPVEEKEDSLEKVFFDLEVQMENNLICRDLVCTNESQELTFLAEISEILLYLLLPKEDFNCLTVRIILRELLVNVVIKPMLKLLSDPDYINQACIWLCTKDMTLPSETFLTVIRITDNLEELAATKVVVLKEIAHLRSKDSGGDNDLTVKQRLNSMLYVKKILETRMIRMQEGLESDLTDGMSAHQEWNRLLVPGHKLVNLPLDELLKNNIALSYYIDYMTSIGAEAYLFFYLNIYGWKVSAEQQISDIELQKLHGNGADNSKTKNTDLENLKEAAVKIYQQYLSDKACIRLQLDDALVKILATRIKSEPVRETWFDDLQTCCYEKLQNEDRFLPAFKRSISYVRLLAELELLKDPTSEEDSRSLDSISVSSFGNDLDVQQGELIDIRRGNDDSGNRVKSNPNSSTHLISLGTECSGGISDETDLDSEVNIDSDASADVNREGTFAEPKRVTRDLSSGPESDVTFYLEPESERYLKIGDTMMTDQNAIKKLVQGRFDILAEIIETGIVNDKGKTYGIYAVAVTKRYDTGYQEKWHIYRRYSDFHDLHQKIKDKYYDLAKLPFPAKKAFHNMDRAVLERRMTMLNIWLQQLTRPLTVDGHLGLQSLLLTFLEQGDYDKGVTGGHVARTLDTLVNPLKTSMKNMTQAVKTMPDNMLSTVDGVMDNISKFFGNPKKNSMLYESVKVGASLDVETDDNIPLRIILLLMDEVFDLKVKNQWLRRRIVTLLRQIIRMMFGDIVNRRIVEYVSLLTSPKNVATYLKLFKHSFWPNGVKAEAKPPRDAEMKSRTRVAAKVALLSCFSDELKHIIGSETTRRGLLRVFQLFQEPVLNRRLLYVLLEGILENLFPQNDLVSVIRKLYSSSPRVKVKDKGKS